In the Carboxydothermus hydrogenoformans Z-2901 genome, one interval contains:
- the codY gene encoding GTP-sensing pleiotropic transcriptional regulator CodY, translating into MRTLLEKTRSINRILQKAAGNPVDFEEIAQVLSENINCNVYIVSRKGKILGHAFFKNFTCDIMRQVVEETERFPEDYNENFLLKITETHANFCQKANACVFFQDVQCISQNKVMTVVPIVGGGVRLGTLVLAKFDESFTDGDLVLAEYGATVIGMEILRAQAEKVEEEARKKAAVQIALATLSYSELDAIKHIFEELEGDEGLLVASKIADRVGITRSVIVNALRKFESAGVIESKSLGMKGTYIKVLNDHLFEELEKLNN; encoded by the coding sequence ATGAGAACACTTTTGGAAAAAACTCGAAGCATCAATCGTATATTGCAGAAGGCAGCGGGAAATCCGGTAGATTTTGAGGAAATTGCCCAGGTTCTTTCCGAAAATATCAACTGCAATGTTTATATCGTGAGCCGGAAAGGGAAAATTTTAGGACATGCCTTTTTTAAAAATTTCACCTGCGATATTATGCGGCAGGTAGTGGAAGAAACCGAACGGTTTCCCGAAGATTACAATGAAAATTTTCTTTTGAAAATTACCGAAACCCATGCTAACTTCTGCCAGAAAGCTAATGCTTGTGTTTTCTTTCAGGATGTACAATGCATTTCCCAGAACAAGGTAATGACCGTTGTACCCATTGTTGGCGGTGGGGTACGTTTAGGTACTTTAGTATTAGCCAAGTTTGACGAATCGTTTACCGATGGCGATTTGGTTCTGGCCGAATACGGAGCTACGGTTATCGGTATGGAAATTCTGCGGGCCCAGGCGGAGAAAGTGGAAGAAGAAGCCCGGAAGAAAGCTGCGGTCCAAATTGCCCTGGCGACCCTTTCTTACTCCGAATTGGATGCCATTAAGCATATTTTTGAAGAGTTAGAAGGGGACGAAGGCCTGCTGGTTGCCAGCAAAATTGCCGATAGAGTGGGAATAACCCGTTCGGTAATTGTCAATGCTCTGCGTAAATTTGAAAGTGCCGGGGTCATTGAATCAAAATCCTTAGGGATGAAAGGTACTTACATTAAGGTGTTAAACGACCATCTTTTTGAAGAATTAGAAAAACTAAATAATTAA
- the hslU gene encoding ATP-dependent protease ATPase subunit HslU gives MENLTPRQIVEYLDKYIIGQEAAKKAVAVALRNRYRRKLLPPHLKDEIIPKNILMIGPTGVGKTEIARRLAKLIKAPFVKVEATKFTEVGYVGRDVEGMIRDLVETSLRMVREEKIKMVEDKAYNLAVERLSEIMIPNPKKENIKNPFEMFFGGIREDAAKTDPAYDELNYRRRELQDKIKKGFLDNEMVEIEVEEQKTPMVEVFGVGGIEEMGLNFQDILGGLIPPRRKKRRVTVKEALKILTQQEAQKLIDMDEVQREAIKRAEEDGIVFLDEIDKIASTGNTHGPDVSRGGVQRDILPIVEGSTVLTKYGPVKTDHILFIAAGAFHMSKPSDLIPELQGRFPIRVELKSLTVEDFKKILTVPENALTKQYVELLATEGVNLKFTEDSLEEIAKMAYTVNERNENIGARRLITILEKVLEDLSFNAPEMWGQTVVIDRKFVQDKLSEIVHDSDLSRYIL, from the coding sequence TTGGAAAATTTAACTCCCCGGCAAATAGTTGAGTATTTGGATAAATATATAATAGGGCAGGAAGCGGCCAAAAAAGCGGTGGCGGTAGCCTTAAGAAACAGGTATCGAAGAAAGCTTTTGCCTCCCCACTTAAAGGATGAAATAATACCCAAAAATATTTTAATGATCGGGCCTACCGGTGTGGGTAAAACCGAAATAGCCCGGAGACTGGCGAAATTAATTAAAGCTCCTTTCGTAAAGGTTGAGGCCACAAAATTTACCGAAGTCGGTTATGTTGGCCGGGATGTAGAAGGGATGATTCGGGATTTGGTGGAGACTTCCCTCAGGATGGTGCGGGAAGAAAAGATTAAAATGGTGGAGGATAAAGCTTATAATTTAGCGGTAGAAAGGCTATCCGAAATTATGATTCCCAATCCCAAGAAGGAAAATATCAAAAACCCTTTTGAAATGTTTTTTGGCGGGATCCGGGAGGATGCAGCCAAAACGGACCCTGCTTATGATGAATTAAATTATCGCCGGCGGGAACTTCAGGATAAAATAAAGAAGGGTTTTTTGGATAATGAAATGGTAGAAATTGAGGTTGAAGAGCAAAAAACTCCCATGGTAGAGGTTTTTGGCGTCGGTGGCATTGAAGAAATGGGGCTAAACTTTCAGGATATTTTGGGTGGCCTGATTCCTCCTCGACGGAAAAAACGGCGGGTTACGGTAAAAGAAGCGCTGAAAATTTTAACGCAACAGGAAGCCCAGAAATTAATTGATATGGATGAGGTGCAACGGGAAGCCATCAAAAGAGCAGAGGAAGACGGCATCGTCTTTTTGGATGAAATCGACAAGATCGCTTCCACCGGCAATACCCATGGGCCCGATGTTTCCCGGGGAGGAGTGCAGCGGGATATCCTGCCCATTGTGGAAGGATCAACGGTTTTAACCAAATACGGACCGGTGAAAACCGATCATATTTTATTTATTGCGGCCGGTGCCTTTCATATGAGTAAGCCTTCGGATTTAATACCGGAACTGCAGGGGCGTTTTCCCATTCGGGTGGAATTAAAGAGTTTAACCGTGGAGGATTTTAAAAAAATCCTTACCGTTCCGGAAAATGCCCTTACCAAGCAGTATGTTGAGCTGCTAGCGACCGAAGGGGTTAATTTGAAATTTACTGAAGATTCCCTTGAAGAAATTGCAAAAATGGCTTATACTGTTAACGAACGGAATGAAAATATTGGTGCAAGGCGACTTATCACGATTTTAGAAAAAGTTCTGGAAGATTTATCGTTTAACGCTCCGGAGATGTGGGGGCAAACGGTGGTAATTGACCGTAAGTTTGTCCAGGATAAGTTAAGTGAAATAGTTCACGATTCCGATTTATCAAGGTATATCTTATAA
- the hslV gene encoding ATP-dependent protease subunit HslV: MFEGTTIVAVKRGGEVAIGGDGQVTFGQQTVIKRRANKIRKLYRGKVLAGFAGAVADAFTLFDLFEKKLEESQGNLTRAAVELVKTWRTDKFLRRLEAMLLVADRERILLISGTGEVIEPDDGVLAIGSGGNYALAAARALINHTNLSAREIVMESLKIAQEICVYTNDFITVETIGGE, from the coding sequence ATGTTTGAGGGAACCACGATTGTGGCGGTAAAGCGGGGCGGAGAAGTAGCCATTGGCGGTGACGGTCAGGTTACTTTCGGGCAGCAGACGGTTATCAAACGGCGGGCAAATAAAATAAGAAAATTATACCGGGGTAAAGTTCTGGCCGGATTTGCTGGAGCAGTTGCCGATGCTTTTACTTTATTTGATTTATTTGAAAAAAAACTTGAGGAAAGTCAGGGTAATCTTACCCGGGCGGCGGTGGAACTGGTAAAAACCTGGCGCACCGATAAATTTTTACGCCGCCTGGAAGCCATGCTTCTGGTGGCGGACAGGGAAAGGATACTGTTAATATCCGGTACCGGAGAGGTAATCGAGCCGGATGACGGAGTTTTAGCTATAGGTTCGGGAGGAAATTATGCTTTAGCGGCGGCCCGGGCTTTAATTAATCATACCAATTTATCAGCCCGGGAAATAGTGATGGAAAGTTTAAAAATTGCCCAGGAAATCTGTGTTTATACCAATGATTTTATTACGGTGGAGACCATTGGAGGTGAATAA
- the xerD gene encoding site-specific tyrosine recombinase XerD, whose product MAEELKAFLNYLLLERNYSPNTIAAYERDILDFQEFLQGKSFLSVNEVDLKQFLVDILRKNRSRRTAARKMVALRSFYRFLKRCGFIKENPALSLEIPKIPKTLPEVLTVDEVFKVIEGQENSTPTGLRNRALLELFYGAGLRIGEIAGLTLNDLDLTQGYVRVTGKGRRQRIVPLGKYALDSLKLYLEAGRPAFKPKSEKLFLNQQGAGLTVRGIRYLISQIVKKAGLNRKITPHTFRHSYATHLLEGGADIRAVQELLGHKRLSTTEIYTHLSKERLREVYLRTHPRSREEKNDV is encoded by the coding sequence ATGGCTGAGGAGCTTAAAGCTTTTTTAAATTATTTATTACTTGAAAGAAATTATTCCCCGAATACCATTGCCGCTTACGAAAGGGATATTTTGGATTTTCAAGAATTTTTACAGGGAAAAAGTTTTTTATCGGTAAATGAAGTGGATTTAAAGCAGTTTTTGGTAGACATTCTGAGGAAAAATCGTAGCCGGAGAACGGCAGCCCGAAAAATGGTTGCTCTCAGGTCCTTTTACCGTTTTTTGAAAAGATGCGGCTTTATCAAAGAAAATCCAGCGTTAAGCCTTGAAATTCCCAAGATTCCCAAAACATTGCCGGAAGTTTTAACCGTGGACGAAGTGTTTAAAGTGATTGAAGGCCAGGAAAACTCCACACCAACGGGATTGCGCAATAGAGCGCTTTTGGAGCTGTTTTACGGAGCAGGTTTAAGAATTGGGGAAATTGCGGGTTTAACGTTAAACGACCTTGATTTAACCCAGGGTTACGTTCGGGTTACCGGTAAGGGACGAAGACAGCGAATTGTCCCCCTGGGAAAATACGCCTTGGATAGTTTAAAGTTGTACCTGGAAGCAGGAAGACCGGCTTTTAAGCCCAAATCAGAAAAGTTGTTCCTAAATCAGCAGGGTGCGGGCTTAACAGTACGGGGAATTCGTTACCTGATTTCGCAGATTGTTAAAAAAGCGGGGCTCAATCGAAAAATAACCCCCCACACCTTTCGCCACAGTTACGCAACTCATCTGTTAGAGGGGGGAGCGGATATCAGGGCCGTGCAGGAATTACTGGGTCATAAACGCTTGTCTACCACCGAAATTTATACCCATCTCAGTAAAGAGCGGTTAAGAGAGGTTTACCTTAGAACCCATCCGCGAAGCAGGGAGGAGAAAAATGATGTTTGA